From Halotia branconii CENA392, the proteins below share one genomic window:
- a CDS encoding AAA family ATPase: MKLTSVKLCNFRSFYGTTPEMLLAGGNIHNTTVIHGNNGTGKTSLLNAFTWVLYEKFSAAFASTEQLVNKRAIAETQRGQAVECWVEIGWEHEGNRYRVKRSCRVYKNASELEAGKTQLTMWVSGDDGKWNLPTQPSEDIINQILPASLHQYFFFDGERIEEIVRSDKKAEIAEATKIFLGVEVIERSITHLKEAKKSLETELTTIGDAETKQLLRQQEKLEKEITNITQRQTEIKQELEYQKTFKKETSNRLRELSAAKELQEKRHNLESQKEANREELRKTREALKKAISARGYTVLLAETTNQFRAIINDLKQRGELTPGISREFINELLKTQRCICGTDLNIGSHSHAHVQVWLDRAGSSTVEETTIRMSAQVDDIDQQATAFWQEVDREQARIEQLRQIISQIETELDSIQERLRKDPNEEISSLQKRLDEIETKIDELNREQGANQQQITHLKTAIDALIKQIAKQKLNEEKQILAQRRISATQDAIERLTEVKNRQEQQFRLQLEKRVQEIFTEISFAPYTPKISDKYELTLVENTAGIEALVAASTGENQILSLSFIASIIDRVREWSEKRKMMMIPDSSTFPIVMDSPFGSLDEISRRHIAQTIPKLANQLIVLVTKTQWRGEVEAEMTDRIGKEYVLTYYSSKPDCEQDYIELGKERYPLVRQSPNEFEYTEIIEVERNQG, translated from the coding sequence ATGAAGCTGACTTCAGTTAAGTTGTGCAATTTTCGCTCATTTTATGGTACAACGCCAGAGATGCTCTTGGCGGGAGGGAATATCCATAACACAACAGTTATTCATGGTAATAATGGTACTGGTAAAACCAGCTTATTGAATGCATTTACCTGGGTGTTATATGAGAAATTTAGCGCCGCTTTTGCATCGACCGAACAGTTAGTAAATAAACGAGCGATCGCCGAAACACAAAGAGGACAAGCTGTAGAATGTTGGGTAGAGATTGGGTGGGAACATGAAGGCAACCGCTACCGAGTTAAACGTTCTTGTCGAGTTTACAAAAATGCCAGTGAACTAGAAGCAGGAAAAACACAGTTAACTATGTGGGTAAGCGGTGATGATGGCAAATGGAACTTACCAACTCAGCCATCAGAAGACATTATTAATCAGATTTTACCCGCTAGTTTACATCAATATTTTTTCTTTGATGGTGAGCGAATTGAAGAAATCGTCCGTTCTGACAAAAAAGCAGAAATTGCCGAAGCTACCAAGATTTTTTTAGGTGTGGAAGTAATTGAACGTTCAATTACCCACTTAAAAGAAGCCAAAAAAAGTTTAGAAACCGAGTTAACAACTATAGGAGATGCAGAAACTAAACAGTTGTTGCGTCAACAAGAGAAATTAGAAAAAGAAATTACAAATATTACTCAACGCCAAACAGAAATTAAACAAGAATTAGAGTATCAAAAAACTTTTAAAAAAGAGACAAGTAACCGTTTAAGAGAATTGAGTGCGGCAAAAGAGTTACAAGAAAAACGACATAATTTAGAATCACAAAAAGAGGCAAACCGAGAAGAACTGAGGAAAACTAGAGAAGCGCTAAAAAAAGCAATTTCTGCACGAGGTTACACAGTGTTATTGGCAGAAACTACAAATCAGTTCCGTGCAATTATTAATGATTTAAAGCAACGAGGTGAATTAACTCCAGGAATTTCGCGGGAATTTATCAATGAATTGCTGAAAACTCAACGCTGTATTTGTGGTACAGATTTAAACATAGGCAGTCATTCCCATGCTCATGTACAAGTTTGGTTAGATAGAGCAGGTTCTTCGACTGTAGAAGAAACCACAATTCGCATGAGCGCTCAAGTAGATGATATTGATCAGCAAGCAACAGCATTTTGGCAAGAAGTGGATCGAGAACAAGCCAGAATTGAACAATTAAGACAAATAATATCTCAAATTGAAACTGAACTAGATAGCATTCAAGAACGACTACGCAAAGATCCCAATGAAGAAATTAGCAGTTTACAAAAACGTCTAGATGAAATTGAAACTAAAATTGATGAATTAAATAGAGAGCAAGGTGCAAATCAGCAGCAAATTACCCACTTAAAAACAGCAATCGATGCTTTGATCAAACAAATCGCCAAGCAGAAATTGAATGAAGAAAAGCAAATATTAGCACAACGACGCATTAGTGCTACCCAAGATGCGATTGAACGGTTAACAGAAGTTAAAAATCGTCAAGAACAGCAGTTTCGCCTGCAACTAGAAAAACGAGTGCAAGAGATATTCACTGAAATTTCTTTTGCACCTTATACTCCGAAAATAAGTGACAAATATGAGTTAACTTTAGTAGAAAATACAGCAGGTATCGAAGCACTAGTTGCAGCATCCACTGGAGAAAATCAAATTCTCAGCTTATCATTTATTGCCAGTATTATTGATAGAGTCCGGGAATGGAGCGAAAAGCGAAAAATGATGATGATTCCCGATAGCAGTACTTTTCCTATTGTCATGGATTCGCCATTTGGGAGTTTGGATGAAATTTCACGGCGACACATTGCTCAGACAATTCCGAAATTAGCGAATCAGTTGATTGTGTTAGTAACTAAAACACAGTGGCGGGGTGAAGTCGAAGCAGAAATGACAGACAGAATTGGTAAAGAATATGTGCTGACATACTATTCTTCTAAGCCAGATTGCGAACAGGATTATATTGAATTAGGTAAAGAAAGATATCCTTTGGTTAGGCAAAGTCCTAATGAATTTGAGTATACAGAAATTATCGAAGTTGAACGAAATCAAGGATAG
- a CDS encoding tyrosine-type recombinase/integrase produces MPKNEDKWISTDRRSNKLVIRFHVNGFSKQFFIATGLEDTPRNRELVKLRREMIQADISLERFDASLQSYQFQPSRNSATLYRLSQSYDYDLGELWEKFTEFKKALLERTTIYGKYKGIARYIAKLPTKSLNQAPQIRDWLLTNTTHFMAWTLLQSFSDCCNWAVDSGLIANNPFEKLKIKKPRRSSEDDDDYRAFTLEQRDTIIATFENHRVYSHHANLVKFMFWTGCRPGEAFALTWADVQENATRILINKSCNLFRVKKGTKNRKKRIFPTSKGSKLQNLLLGMKPPAGEFSPHSLVFTSKTGRPLNSCIVQQFWSLKVKSGKNGYRREYPGVIRELAAVGKTPYLEFYATRHTFATWAIASGVTPEKVARWIGDEVQTVLKFYCHPNVVDSECPDF; encoded by the coding sequence ATGCCGAAGAATGAGGATAAGTGGATTAGCACCGATAGACGTAGCAATAAGCTTGTCATCCGCTTTCATGTCAACGGATTTAGCAAGCAATTCTTCATTGCCACAGGGCTAGAGGATACGCCCAGAAATCGAGAATTGGTGAAGCTGCGACGAGAGATGATTCAAGCTGACATCTCTTTAGAACGGTTCGATGCATCGTTGCAGTCGTACCAGTTTCAACCAAGCCGTAATAGTGCCACACTGTACCGTTTGTCACAGTCTTACGATTATGATTTGGGCGAATTGTGGGAAAAATTCACAGAGTTTAAAAAAGCGCTTCTAGAAAGAACCACAATATACGGAAAGTACAAGGGAATAGCACGATATATTGCCAAATTGCCCACAAAGTCATTAAACCAAGCCCCACAGATTCGGGATTGGTTATTAACTAACACGACTCATTTTATGGCTTGGACGCTGCTACAAAGTTTTAGTGACTGCTGCAATTGGGCAGTTGACTCAGGACTGATTGCCAATAACCCATTTGAAAAACTCAAAATCAAAAAACCGCGCCGTAGCTCCGAAGATGACGACGATTATCGAGCGTTTACTCTTGAGCAGCGCGACACCATAATTGCAACCTTTGAAAATCACCGGGTTTACAGTCACCACGCTAATTTAGTCAAATTCATGTTTTGGACTGGTTGCCGACCGGGCGAGGCGTTTGCTTTAACTTGGGCAGACGTTCAAGAAAATGCCACCCGCATCCTGATCAACAAATCCTGTAACTTGTTTCGAGTCAAGAAAGGCACAAAAAACCGCAAAAAACGGATATTTCCCACATCCAAAGGATCAAAGTTACAAAATCTACTGCTAGGCATGAAACCGCCCGCCGGAGAATTTAGCCCTCACTCGCTTGTCTTTACCTCAAAAACTGGCCGCCCGTTAAATAGTTGCATTGTGCAGCAATTTTGGAGCTTGAAGGTAAAGTCTGGTAAAAATGGCTATCGCCGTGAATATCCAGGAGTAATCAGGGAATTAGCCGCAGTTGGAAAAACCCCGTATTTAGAGTTTTATGCTACCCGTCATACTTTTGCGACTTGGGCGATCGCTTCTGGGGTGACACCGGAAAAAGTAGCGCGATGGATTGGGGATGAGGTACAGACAGTTTTGAAATTTTACTGTCACCCGAATGTTGTTGATTCGGAATGTCCTGATTTTTGA
- a CDS encoding IS701 family transposase, whose amino-acid sequence MKETTPTAMPPCFEKWCQRFDDVFGHKAQKREFRHYLGGLLGESERKNLFQLAENAVGVNYHRLHHFLTDSPWSATKVNERRLEVMNKCSQTKISRGFSLIIDDSGHRKSGNFTEGVGRQYIGEIGKTDNGIVVVTTHLYDGRKSLPLDIELYQHADSLPEGKQDPLFEKKTEIAIKLIDQTRERGYQPGIVIVDAGYGNNTSFLLELENRKLKYLGGIAKNRKVTISEQENNQRTIRIDELAKSIPQEAFSETQLNLDKPRKVWVATFEVEISRLEGKRSIAIVMNAATFSDATDIDYFITNVSTSVVTSEWIVNTYSQRNWVEVFYREAKGFLGLKEYQVRDKTSLMRHFILVFCAYTFVLWHQLTGGFRRRWATKPLNTFTEALEAFRTAISFRFIEWLTVNRDVFAAHKASFGFIWA is encoded by the coding sequence ATGAAAGAGACAACTCCCACAGCTATGCCCCCATGCTTTGAAAAATGGTGTCAAAGGTTTGACGATGTATTTGGTCATAAAGCGCAAAAAAGGGAGTTTAGACATTATTTAGGGGGGTTGTTAGGAGAAAGCGAACGGAAAAACTTGTTCCAGCTCGCAGAAAATGCCGTAGGAGTAAATTACCACCGATTACACCACTTTTTGACAGATTCCCCTTGGTCGGCCACAAAGGTGAATGAACGACGCTTAGAGGTAATGAACAAGTGTAGTCAGACTAAAATCAGTAGGGGATTTAGCTTGATAATTGATGATTCAGGGCATAGGAAAAGTGGTAACTTTACCGAAGGTGTGGGAAGACAATATATCGGAGAAATTGGCAAGACAGATAATGGAATAGTGGTGGTAACAACTCATTTATATGATGGGAGAAAAAGCCTACCATTAGATATAGAGTTATATCAACACGCTGATTCATTACCCGAAGGAAAACAAGACCCTCTATTTGAGAAAAAAACAGAGATAGCAATTAAGTTAATAGACCAAACAAGAGAGCGAGGATATCAACCAGGAATAGTGATTGTAGATGCCGGATATGGTAACAATACATCATTCCTATTAGAACTAGAAAATCGCAAATTAAAGTATTTAGGAGGAATAGCCAAAAATCGGAAAGTCACAATTAGTGAGCAAGAGAATAATCAACGAACAATTAGGATAGATGAGTTAGCAAAGTCTATACCCCAAGAGGCTTTTAGCGAAACTCAACTCAATTTAGATAAACCTAGAAAAGTATGGGTAGCAACTTTTGAAGTAGAGATATCACGTCTGGAAGGTAAACGAAGTATAGCTATCGTCATGAATGCTGCTACTTTTTCTGATGCCACAGATATCGACTACTTTATTACCAATGTTTCTACATCTGTTGTAACTTCAGAATGGATAGTAAACACCTATTCTCAACGCAATTGGGTAGAGGTCTTTTATAGAGAAGCCAAGGGTTTTTTAGGATTGAAAGAATATCAAGTCCGAGATAAAACCAGTCTCATGCGACATTTTATCTTGGTATTTTGTGCCTATACTTTTGTCCTTTGGCATCAGTTGACTGGTGGTTTTAGACGTAGGTGGGCAACTAAACCGTTGAACACTTTTACTGAGGCTTTAGAAGCCTTTAGAACTGCTATTTCTTTCCGATTTATTGAGTGGTTGACTGTTAATCGTGACGTATTTGCCGCTCATAAAGCCAGTTTCGGCTTTATTTGGGCTTGA
- a CDS encoding AAA family ATPase — MVSSFSRLESTFDFSSQDNSLPPQEIEAEEKILGGILNDPSAIGRISDKLEPEHFYISAHKEIYQICLELAKKQQPTDLLTVTSYLTRQGLLERIGGRNKLADLVYRTVSAINIDHHAQLVIDSAFRRQLIKFSSYTRKLGHATEIEVSEAMSLFKENSTSLHELFSFQSKEDRETLEYNKMIEAIRQIELECLDPGKRLFKMSKLSKKLGQSIKDLENIYFKSLIHSENEGLISMQEIIELYGNEIRQWLIHGFLPKGTTVLLHAKGGTGKTRLSYDFFYHLATGTHWQGFPVTKKSRCLVIQTDESPNDMLSALEDRGFTDDMDIRYKTKWTTDHIQHLRQEIEEFRPDIVLIDSLTSVSRHSTFTENDTEYARPILLLRDIAQEFGCTILIIHHSNSNGESRGTKAIFNSVSEVWSLKRDDQNNADGLERLLTIEKSRSRAPAAYRLRFEPEDKSWTCLGRTDEDPASPNATIKDAIVQFLLDNRGTPFEAEEIAHAMGDNLNTVRKLCFQLVQDGIITRLKPKALGRGYSNLYLIEGETSDTSDTPKNQYRITSLNANTVVSAESDKSDPSATNIRDHFFSPVEARVTGESDPIPLKNALINESEISSKKSQILDFEDHLSPEPLPDIEKKVILISDPQSDPEVIQAIDPLRGQTPGSLKKGSDPSPTQAEPPEPQIKGELPLTDVSISLRFGDEVEVVAGQHRGQTLIISSIDGTGIWLRKQSKGFAPPMANNGQPYQPHQLRKVQ, encoded by the coding sequence ATGGTAAGCTCATTTTCCCGGTTAGAATCAACTTTTGACTTTAGTTCTCAAGACAATAGTTTACCTCCACAAGAAATAGAAGCCGAAGAAAAGATATTAGGCGGCATCTTGAATGATCCATCAGCCATTGGCAGAATTTCGGACAAGTTGGAGCCAGAGCATTTTTACATTTCAGCACACAAAGAAATCTATCAGATTTGTTTAGAACTAGCAAAAAAACAGCAGCCAACAGACTTATTAACTGTTACTAGCTACCTAACAAGGCAGGGATTACTAGAACGTATTGGCGGTAGAAACAAGCTAGCAGATTTAGTCTATAGAACTGTTAGTGCAATCAACATAGATCACCATGCTCAACTAGTTATTGATTCAGCATTTCGTCGTCAATTAATTAAATTTAGCAGCTACACACGTAAGCTTGGACACGCAACAGAAATAGAAGTTTCTGAAGCAATGTCACTTTTCAAAGAAAACTCAACTTCCCTTCACGAATTGTTCTCGTTTCAGTCAAAAGAAGATCGAGAAACTTTGGAATACAACAAAATGATTGAGGCGATTAGACAGATTGAACTTGAGTGCCTCGACCCTGGGAAGAGACTTTTTAAAATGTCTAAATTGTCTAAAAAGCTTGGTCAATCAATTAAGGATTTAGAAAATATCTACTTTAAATCCTTGATCCACTCAGAGAACGAAGGATTAATCAGTATGCAAGAAATCATAGAACTTTACGGCAATGAGATCCGCCAATGGCTCATACACGGATTTCTACCCAAAGGTACTACGGTACTGCTCCATGCCAAAGGTGGCACGGGCAAGACTCGCCTCAGCTACGACTTTTTCTACCATTTGGCGACAGGCACACACTGGCAAGGATTCCCTGTCACCAAGAAAAGTAGATGTCTAGTGATTCAAACGGACGAGTCGCCTAACGATATGTTGTCTGCTCTAGAAGACCGAGGCTTTACCGACGACATGGACATTCGCTACAAAACCAAATGGACAACAGACCACATCCAGCATCTACGTCAAGAGATTGAAGAGTTCCGGCCTGACATAGTTTTGATTGACTCTTTAACCTCGGTCAGTCGTCACTCGACCTTCACCGAAAATGACACCGAGTACGCTAGACCAATTCTTTTGCTTAGAGATATCGCCCAAGAATTTGGATGCACGATCTTGATTATTCACCACAGCAACAGCAACGGTGAATCTAGAGGAACCAAAGCCATTTTTAACAGCGTGTCTGAGGTATGGTCACTCAAACGTGACGACCAAAATAATGCCGATGGGTTAGAGCGTCTACTGACAATTGAAAAATCTCGCTCACGCGCACCCGCCGCCTATCGTTTGAGATTTGAGCCGGAAGACAAATCATGGACTTGCTTAGGACGAACAGACGAAGACCCCGCCTCACCCAACGCCACCATCAAAGATGCGATCGTGCAGTTCTTGTTGGACAACCGAGGCACACCATTTGAGGCTGAAGAAATTGCCCATGCTATGGGTGACAATTTAAACACTGTTCGCAAATTATGCTTCCAATTGGTTCAAGACGGCATTATCACGCGGTTAAAGCCGAAAGCCTTAGGTAGAGGCTATTCCAACCTTTATTTGATTGAAGGTGAAACATCAGACACCAGTGATACCCCCAAAAATCAGTACAGGATCACTTCTTTGAACGCAAACACAGTAGTTTCAGCCGAAAGTGATAAAAGTGATCCAAGTGCCACCAATATCCGGGATCACTTTTTTTCTCCAGTAGAGGCAAGGGTTACAGGCGAAAGTGATCCGATCCCCCTTAAAAATGCACTAATAAACGAGTCAGAAATTTCCTCGAAAAAATCGCAAATTTTGGATTTTGAGGATCACTTATCGCCAGAACCTTTGCCAGATATAGAAAAAAAAGTGATCCTCATAAGTGATCCTCAAAGTGATCCAGAAGTGATCCAGGCAATAGACCCCCTGAGGGGTCAGACCCCTGGATCACTTAAAAAGGGGTCTGACCCCTCACCCACCCAGGCAGAACCACCAGAACCACAAATAAAAGGTGAATTGCCTCTTACCGATGTATCAATAAGTTTGCGTTTTGGCGATGAAGTGGAAGTTGTTGCAGGGCAGCACCGGGGGCAAACGCTAATAATTAGCTCCATCGATGGCACTGGTATTTGGCTAAGGAAACAGAGTAAGGGGTTTGCTCCACCTATGGCGAATAACGGGCAACCTTACCAACCACATCAGTTAAGGAAGGTTCAGTGA
- a CDS encoding ATP-binding protein, producing MEIKLTPNTAFASGIILAGLSFVLMSSQSAPKDKYSPHRTITAAMCLILASSVAIFASNGEEMDNDQQEQKQIARTKTTEQRIMDMEADLAVVEREHDNEDQIDELEQEFAMLGAAAPLLMQMANISAGIEAGNMAIYNSYGFSGKEEKPALPMAGNDQTSDTLDFYNWDDVEDEASGIIIVGNTGYGKTSVACWLAGHLTKNKPAQMLALDPHASRNPLWKQLEIPVISSFEGIEAQIELLIELLDDRRELPENGDPVIVFADEINSCLINFEQPQQMEIALKRLGAEGRKYDIVFIALNQSPNVEDLPLSAAMRNNYFLLALGAAARSLGDRWRNTDPRKQHLNSVAYPCAVGGCVPTQIAVHPTHADYSKFVKKGNPPKNIQSIQKLSLTIPLAEGWGHLYSHFRQQRRPQPKTLETVQPFDNRPPTEAQQRLQQIKQLREQGQSPQVIIKTLWNITPNDGDRWEYVKGIYLDMCQILEIPPEDPPGAKVSAVDTENNTPSKIVSAQKSNSTATSSGENTLDTYPNFNGLPTENELLQMLQDTTLAPGEFIKRTLKLTKGERYRLGIRAIRYVVRRYGDFQLMEKFQKYL from the coding sequence ATGGAAATCAAATTGACTCCTAATACAGCCTTTGCTAGTGGCATCATCCTGGCCGGATTATCATTTGTCTTAATGTCGTCTCAATCTGCACCCAAAGATAAGTACAGTCCACACCGCACAATCACGGCTGCAATGTGCTTGATACTTGCTTCATCTGTTGCTATTTTCGCCTCTAATGGCGAGGAAATGGACAACGATCAACAAGAACAAAAGCAAATAGCCAGAACTAAAACCACTGAACAGCGGATCATGGATATGGAGGCAGATTTAGCTGTTGTGGAAAGGGAACACGACAACGAAGATCAAATTGATGAACTTGAACAAGAGTTCGCCATGCTGGGGGCAGCCGCGCCGCTGTTGATGCAAATGGCGAATATTAGCGCTGGTATCGAAGCTGGGAATATGGCAATTTACAACAGTTATGGGTTCTCTGGTAAAGAAGAAAAACCAGCCTTGCCGATGGCAGGCAACGACCAAACGAGTGATACTCTCGATTTTTACAACTGGGATGATGTAGAGGATGAAGCCAGCGGCATCATTATTGTTGGTAACACTGGTTATGGTAAAACGTCCGTTGCTTGTTGGCTGGCCGGACATCTGACCAAGAATAAACCCGCCCAAATGTTGGCACTTGACCCCCACGCCAGCAGAAATCCACTGTGGAAGCAATTAGAAATCCCTGTAATTAGTAGTTTTGAGGGGATAGAAGCCCAGATAGAGTTATTAATTGAACTTTTGGACGACCGGCGCGAACTTCCTGAAAACGGCGATCCAGTAATTGTATTTGCTGATGAAATTAACTCATGCCTAATCAACTTCGAGCAGCCCCAGCAGATGGAGATAGCACTCAAACGTTTGGGTGCTGAAGGGCGAAAATATGACATTGTGTTCATTGCCCTTAACCAAAGTCCTAACGTTGAAGACTTACCTTTGTCCGCGGCCATGCGAAACAACTACTTTCTACTAGCACTGGGGGCAGCTGCCAGAAGTTTAGGCGATCGCTGGCGAAACACCGATCCTAGAAAGCAACATCTCAACTCTGTTGCTTATCCCTGTGCTGTAGGTGGTTGCGTACCAACTCAAATTGCAGTGCATCCGACCCATGCCGATTACAGTAAGTTTGTCAAAAAGGGCAATCCTCCTAAAAACATCCAGTCCATCCAAAAACTTTCCCTGACTATCCCCCTCGCTGAAGGATGGGGACATTTATATTCTCACTTTCGCCAGCAGCGCAGACCGCAACCAAAAACACTAGAAACAGTCCAGCCTTTTGATAATCGTCCACCAACAGAAGCACAACAACGATTACAGCAAATTAAACAGCTAAGAGAACAAGGGCAATCCCCCCAAGTGATTATCAAAACGTTGTGGAACATCACCCCCAATGACGGCGATCGCTGGGAGTACGTCAAAGGCATCTACTTGGATATGTGCCAAATACTGGAGATACCACCAGAAGACCCCCCAGGGGCTAAAGTATCAGCCGTAGATACTGAAAACAATACTCCATCAAAAATTGTATCTGCCCAGAAATCAAACAGTACTGCCACTTCAAGCGGTGAGAATACACTAGATACCTATCCAAATTTCAACGGCTTACCCACAGAAAATGAGCTTTTGCAAATGCTGCAAGATACTACCCTCGCCCCAGGCGAGTTTATTAAACGAACACTGAAACTGACCAAGGGAGAACGCTATCGCTTAGGTATAAGAGCAATCCGGTATGTAGTTCGACGCTATGGTGATTTTCAGCTGATGGAGAAGTTTCAAAAATATTTGTAA
- a CDS encoding helix-turn-helix domain-containing protein has protein sequence MTKEKKTLTPMELRKRVGLTQRQVAIALDKKVATISDWERGVTRPRLTFSETKMLMAIFECTLDELIEAYEREKVQPK, from the coding sequence ATGACAAAAGAAAAAAAAACACTAACTCCAATGGAATTGAGAAAGCGTGTCGGCTTGACTCAAAGGCAAGTAGCAATTGCCCTTGACAAAAAAGTCGCAACCATCAGTGATTGGGAGCGCGGAGTAACTAGACCACGGTTAACGTTTTCCGAAACCAAAATGCTGATGGCAATTTTTGAGTGCACGCTTGATGAATTAATCGAAGCTTACGAGCGAGAGAAGGTACAGCCTAAATAG
- a CDS encoding helix-turn-helix domain-containing protein, whose translation MINKKPNFVEGVSFLRQLREALNLTREQFAVKIGTTGSTVYRWETGRHPVSFNSRQWKSFHKEVLEPLGINVYDLPDDLGAPYKMSASIDLEFIPDSDQ comes from the coding sequence GTGATAAACAAAAAACCAAATTTTGTGGAAGGCGTGTCTTTTTTAAGGCAATTACGTGAGGCATTAAATCTGACCCGTGAGCAGTTTGCGGTAAAAATTGGCACAACAGGAAGCACTGTTTACCGATGGGAAACAGGCAGGCATCCTGTCAGCTTTAACTCGCGACAGTGGAAAAGTTTTCATAAAGAAGTTCTTGAACCACTTGGTATTAACGTTTACGACTTACCCGATGACTTAGGAGCGCCTTACAAAATGAGTGCTTCTATTGACTTAGAGTTCATTCCCGATAGTGACCAGTAG